The following proteins are co-located in the Leucoraja erinacea ecotype New England chromosome 27, Leri_hhj_1, whole genome shotgun sequence genome:
- the ccr7 gene encoding C-C chemokine receptor type 7, which produces MTDSTGPVLHTICLLILVVQPGRCTESPVSEWPSSTEDYDPLLSEPVDYSDFVTQCEKEDVRSFRQVFLPAVYALVCVLGTVGNLLVVLTYLYFKRLRTMTDVYLLNLALADLLFLLTLPFWAVSVVLGWVFGPAMCKVVHGFYRLSFISGMLLLMCISVDRYFSIVRAASAHRHRSKAVYCSKLVAIAVWVLSTLFAIPDLVYSEQQPGDGSMRCRLRQDNSTFIYTTGLQLSLGFVLPLLVMGFCYTVVIRTLLLARNFEKNKAIKVVIAVVLVFLLFQLPYNSVLLLDTITDVNATVTDCRLSKRMVLAVDITKSLAYTRCCLNPFLYAFIGVKFRRDLLRLLKEMGCLGSRSLLKLVAGRPSGFNGTRSSMVTDTDSTTTFSP; this is translated from the exons ATGACCGACTCCACAG GTCCCGTTCTTCACACCATCTGCCTGCTCATCCTGGTCGTCCAG CCGGGTCGGTGCACGGAGTCTCCGGTGAGCGAGTGGCCCAGCAGCACTGAGGATTATGACCCCCTGCTGAGCGAGCCCGTGGACTACAGCGACTTCGTGACCCAATGTGAGAAGGAAGACGTGCGCTCGTTCCGCCAGGTCTTCCTGCCGGCCGTGTACGCGCTGGTGTGTGTACTGGGCACGGTGGGCAACTTGCTGGTCGTGCTCACATACTTGTACTTCAAGCGGCTGCGGACCATGACTGACGTGTACCTGCTCAACCTGGCGCTGGCCGACCTGCTCTTCCTGCTGACGCTGCCATTCTGGGCAGTCAGTGTGGTGCTGGGCTGGGTGTTCGGGCCGGCCATGTGCAAGGTGGTGCACGGTTTCTACCGCCTCAGCTTCATCAGCGGCATGTTGCTACTCATGTGCATCAGCGTGGACCGCTATTTCTCCATCGTACGCGCTGCCTCGGCCCACCGCCACCGCTCCAAGGCGGTGTACTGCAGCAAGCTGGTGGCCATAGCTGTCTGGGTCCTCTCGACTCTCTTCGCCATCCCCGACCTGGTGTACAGCGAGCAGCAGCCGGGAGATGGCTCCATGCGCTGCCGCCTGCGACAGGACAACAGCACCTTCATCTACACCACCGGCCTCCAGCTGTCTCTCGGCTTTGTCCTGCCGCTCCTGGTCATGGGGTTCTGTTACACGGTGGTGATCAGGACCCTGCTGCTCGCACGCAACTTCGAGAAGAACAAGGCCATCAAGGTGGTGATCGCGGTGGTGCTGGTCTTCCTGCTATTCCAGCTGCCGTATAACAGCGTGCTGCTCCTCGACACCATCACGGACGTCAACGCCACGGTCACCGACTGCCGGCTCAGTAAGCGCATGGTCCTGGCCGTGGACATCACCAAGAGCCTGGCCTACACTCGCTGCTGCCTCAACCCCTTCCTCTACGCCTTCATCGGTGTCAAGTTCCGCCGCGACCTGCTCAGGCTGCTCAAGGAGATGGGTTGCCTGGGCAGCCGCTCGCTGCTGAAGCTGGTGGCGGGGAGACCGAGCGGGTTCAACGGCACCCGGAGCTCCATGGTCaccgatacagacagcaccaccaCCTTCTCCCCTTGA